The window CTGGGTCACGCGTAGGCACGCCAGGCGTGCCCCGCCAGCTGGTGTCGCGcggatatttttaaaatatctgactgacgctagaagtcaacgaatgttacgtaaataggccactcggagtcaatgccgcgtcgtaggcgggacattgacccgagttttgcattGACGGGCATTGCGGATTTGAAAAATACGAAATcgctaaaactacaagataaggcaaatgattaTTTCCATTGGGCTATGTTTAGGTAGTTTcataataaccctaagtttttgctagcgtcctggttacaccttgtataataCAAAGTTTGCTCTAGAACGAAACACAAGAGTCTCTCGATGGCGGCGAGCCGGTCGTGAGCGGCACGGCCACGCCCACGACTCGCCCACGGACATCGGGCAGTCTGGTGGCGCACGGGCATGATGACCTGGTCACGCGCATGAAGAACATCGAGATGATCGAGCTGGGCAGGCACAGGATACGGCCCTGGTACTTTGCTCCTTATCCACAGGTAAGTCCCTGGcctttttaggattccgcacccaaaaggtaaaacggagctctattattttaactttattgatTAAAACCAATAAAAGGCGGACCTAAGAGCCGATTcaaccaagcacgtacacgtgaccacgcgcgtagtgacgcgcgtgaatccataggcatgacagcacgcattacgtctacgcgaacgttcacaagcggtatgccatatctcatacagtttcatacattacaacgtcatggtacgtagcgcgtaccatgacgttgtaatgtctACGCTCACGTGCTGcgtacgcgtttggtgtgttcCAGTTCCAGGTGTGTCTCGAGGACCTTTTCTGTCAGCCATACTTGGGCCTTTGAGCTGTTTGGGTTCGGGTTTCGGCGACAAGACGTTAAAgttctgaaatattttttattttcaggaaATGGTAAATTTAGCCTGCATATACATTTGCGAGTTTTGTCTCAAATATAGAAAAAGTAAAAAGTGCTTGGAAAGACatttagtaagtattttattttatgttatttgatAGCGATATCAGAATAACTGGTACCGATATTATTACTAGCTATGTTTCGTTATCGttccaaaattataaaaataaatagtttaatgaatattttttttttcagattaaaTGTAAACTAAAACACCCACCTGGCAACGAAATATACCGAAAAGGCAGTATATCCTTCTTTGAAATCGACGGTAGAAAGAACAAGTGCTACGCTCAGAACCTGTGCTTGCTTGCGAAACTGTTTTTGGACCACAAGACTCTATATTATGATACAGACccttttttgttttatgtaaTGACTGAATTTGATTCGAGAGGTTTGTTtttcacttttgtttttttttttttgtttaaaaaaataagaatatctTTTGAGTTAGTAGTTCTTAAACTTGTGAACTTATTTCAATGTATTTGAAAACGTTACTTTACTGAAAAGTAAGGGTTATAATCACCATATCAATTCattattattgatatcaattcattattattgtatagtttTGAATGCTATccgtggtttttagggttccgtacctcaaaaaaaaaaacggaacccttatacaatcactttgttgtctgtctgtctgtccgtctgtccatctgtcgtgtctgtcatgaaaacttatagggtacttgccgttgacctagaatcatgaaatttggcaggtaggtaggtcttatactaCAAGTAAagtagtacggaatcctcggtgcgcgagtcggactcgcatttggccggtttttcaagcttatttttctttcttttttaaactATTATCAAAagtttagtttacaaattattattattgtaactgTATAATATGTCAACTGTTTTAGGATTTCACATAGTAGGATATTTTTCAAAGGAGAAAGAAAGTACAGAAGACTACAATGTAGCGTGTATACTAACTCTACCTCCTTACCAGCGGAAAGGATATGGAACACTACTCATAGAATTTAGTGAGTATTATTTTGACTTTTGTcgaattttaattgattttattctGTGAACTCGATTGATTTTTCCAGTACGAGTCGAAACTCATATAAatcctaccaatattataaatgcagaattgtgttcgtttgttcttcaatcacgccgcaagtGAGCAACGAATCGATATGATTTTATGCATGGATATTGGATATAGTTAGAGTAACATAGGCGTCAGGCGATTTTTTCTCGAATTTttacggggtttttaaaacccAATCCACGCGAACGCAATCGCGGCTATTatgtagtcacactaatattataaaggcgaaagtttgtatatgttgttactctttcacgcgaaATCTACTGGATTTGGCTAGGAAAGGAGATAGAATATgacatggattaacacataggttactttttatcatggaaaatcaaagagttcccactggattttgaaGAAACTAATTCCACGCGCACAAAATCGCGAGCatcaattataaattatatcaattataaataaattaatacattaattattataaattaggaATACAATAATGTTGCCTTTCAGGTTATGAATTATCAAAGTTCGAAGGTAAAACGGGTTCACCAGAGAAACCACTATCGGATCTTGGATTGCTCTCGTACAGGAGTTACTGGGCGCAAACTATCCTGGAAATCCTAATTAACATTAAGCCTGTTGGGGACAACGAGAAACCTATCATTACTATCAagtaagaaattattattattttttaaatttggttcattttatattcatatttttataggtTTCTTACTATACTTGTATATAGGACAATTAGTatataagataatttataagTTTCAGTAAAGTAAAACTACTAATTAGCTTAAAGTTACGCTAGGTCATTCTTCAGTTGAGTAGCTCATTGATACTCACTACTCAGTATTAAGATAGAACCGGTAAAGTGCGAGtgggacttgcacacgaagagttccgtacaagatatacgtacctaacatttttatgtagaacactgctgtagttaatgtgatttagtaaattatttttttcgtgagcacattttaaatgtttttgtaatgtaatcacaaattcatggtttttggattgtttcctttacttgtactataagacctacctacctgtcaaaattcatgattctaggttaacgggaagtaccccgggttttattgacagacacgacagacggacaagacagacaggcagatagacaacaaagtgatcctataagggttccgttttcccttttgaggttatccctaaaaatatgtataatcgatatgtaatttttttgcagggagcattatgaaagggataacaTTATACTTGTCTTGTCAGTTTAATTTACAGATTAGGTATGTACTACAGAATTAGCCACGgtaaatacttacataattttatattaatttcagTGAAATATGCGAGTTGACGAGTATAAAGAAAGAGGACGTCATAAGCACATTACA of the Maniola jurtina chromosome 16, ilManJurt1.1, whole genome shotgun sequence genome contains:
- the LOC123873275 gene encoding histone acetyltransferase Tip60 isoform X2, whose translation is MNDNEDEITTFCDSAASLVEGCRLPVRMQGGDDWPLAEIISIKEVRGQRGYYVHYVDFNKRLDEWVGESWLDTRKVQFPRRDGSGLTGGTTTPKKTHIGSGGGVMPNFLNDHNVCNESLKCVNSREIHQTTPKIPEKIYNNALNGSTQRLTPGTPGEPRQLVSRPASPTLGHDSSSLVNGGAVLAAALQKKMNRKRKANSLENDNETQESLDGGEPVVSGTATPTTRPRTSGSLVAHGHDDLVTRMKNIEMIELGRHRIRPWYFAPYPQEMVNLACIYICEFCLKYRKSKKCLERHLIKCKLKHPPGNEIYRKGSISFFEIDGRKNKCYAQNLCLLAKLFLDHKTLYYDTDPFLFYVMTEFDSRGFHIVGYFSKEKESTEDYNVACILTLPPYQRKGYGTLLIEFSYELSKFEGKTGSPEKPLSDLGLLSYRSYWAQTILEILINIKPVGDNEKPIITINEICELTSIKKEDVISTLQNLNLINYYKGQYIVSVNQETIQQHEKAMEKKLLRIDPKCLHWTPKDWSKRAKW
- the LOC123873275 gene encoding histone acetyltransferase Tip60 isoform X1 gives rise to the protein MNDNEDEITTFCDSAASLVEGCRLPVRMQGGDDWPLAEIISIKEVRGQRGYYVHYVDFNKRLDEWVGESWLDTRKVQFPRRDGSGLTGGTTTPKKTHIGSGGGVMPNFLNDHNVCNESLKCVNSREIHQTTPKIPEKIYNNALNGSTQRLTPGTPGEPRQLVSRPASPTLGHDSSSLVNGGAVLAAALQKKMNRKRKANSLENDNETQESLDGGEPVVSGTATPTTRPRTSGSLVAHGHDDLVTRMKNIEMIELGRHRIRPWYFAPYPQEMVNLACIYICEFCLKYRKSKKCLERHLIKCKLKHPPGNEIYRKGSISFFEIDGRKNKCYAQNLCLLAKLFLDHKTLYYDTDPFLFYVMTEFDSRGFHIVGYFSKEKESTEDYNVACILTLPPYQRKGYGTLLIEFSYELSKFEGKTGSPEKPLSDLGLLSYRSYWAQTILEILINIKPVGDNEKPIITINEICELTSIKKEDVISTLQNLNLINYYKGQYIVSVNQETIQQHEKAMEKKLLRIDPKCLHWTPKDWSKRAKCV
- the LOC123873275 gene encoding histone acetyltransferase Tip60 isoform X3: MNDNEDEITTFCDSAASLVEGCRLPVRMQGGDDWPLAEIISIKEVRGQRGYYVHYVDFNKRLDEWVGESWLDTRKVQFPRRDGSGLTGGTTTPKKTHIGSGGGVMPNFLSTPGEPRQLVSRPASPTLGHDSSSLVNGGAVLAAALQKKMNRKRKANSLENDNETQESLDGGEPVVSGTATPTTRPRTSGSLVAHGHDDLVTRMKNIEMIELGRHRIRPWYFAPYPQEMVNLACIYICEFCLKYRKSKKCLERHLIKCKLKHPPGNEIYRKGSISFFEIDGRKNKCYAQNLCLLAKLFLDHKTLYYDTDPFLFYVMTEFDSRGFHIVGYFSKEKESTEDYNVACILTLPPYQRKGYGTLLIEFSYELSKFEGKTGSPEKPLSDLGLLSYRSYWAQTILEILINIKPVGDNEKPIITINEICELTSIKKEDVISTLQNLNLINYYKGQYIVSVNQETIQQHEKAMEKKLLRIDPKCLHWTPKDWSKRAKCV